The nucleotide sequence CCAGAGGCCGGTTGCTGCGGCCGTCCAGCGCGCTGTACCAGGTCAGGGGCACCGCTGCCCAGGCGTTGTGAATGGTCGCGGCGAGCACCTCCGCCATGCGCAGGATGTCGCGCGTGCCGCTGTAGGCCCGCAGCAGGGGATAGTTGCCCCGCCGGCTCGCCTCGTAGATGCGGCGCAGGTCCTCCTCCGTGCGGACAGGGGCTCCTCCGGCCCCGTCCTGCTCGGGATCCATCTCCTCCGGGCGGAAGAAGCACTCCTGGCAGTTTTGGTCGGTGGCGATCGAAATCACGTCCAGCACCCTCGACTCGGCGAGCTCCGCCACCCCCCGTATCGTGGCCTCGAGGTCGGGAAGGCCGAAGTGGTGCCGTAGGATGGGATAGGGCCGCTGCCACTCGACCCGCTCGGGCAGGGTCTCGGGGTATTCCACCCGGCCGTCCAGGCCGCCGTCATCGACCACGAGAGCCCGGGTGCCCTCCACGCCGTGGTCCGATAGCGCCCGGTACAGCCGCCTCAGGTAGATGGCGGTCTCCCGGTCGTCCCCGGTGCCGTCGAATACCCGCTCGAAGTACCCGGCTTCCCGGGCCACGGCCGCCACGGGCGGTGTACCGCCGAACAGGAAGAGACGCCCCTCCTTCAGCCCTTCCTCCTCGAGCCGGCGCCCCAGCTGCCGGAGCACGCGCCGGCCGGCCTCGGGGGTGAGACGGTAGCTCAGGGCTACCACCTCGGGCCGTTGGGTGCGGATCGCCTCGAGCAGCCTCTCCACCTTCACGGCAGGCCCCAGGAAGTGCACCGTGAAGCCTGCCTCCTGCGCCATCTGGGTGAACCGGTAAACGCCTGCCACGTGGACGCACTCGCCCACGGCGGCGGCCAGCATGCGCACCATGTCGTCACCCCACCATCTCGATTGCTGCCGTCG is from Limnochorda sp. L945t and encodes:
- a CDS encoding cobalamin-dependent protein (Presence of a B(12) (cobalamin)-binding domain implies dependence on cobalamin itself, in one of its several forms, or in some unusual lineages, dependence on a cobalamin-like analog.), giving the protein MVRMLAAAVGECVHVAGVYRFTQMAQEAGFTVHFLGPAVKVERLLEAIRTQRPEVVALSYRLTPEAGRRVLRQLGRRLEEEGLKEGRLFLFGGTPPVAAVAREAGYFERVFDGTGDDRETAIYLRRLYRALSDHGVEGTRALVVDDGGLDGRVEYPETLPERVEWQRPYPILRHHFGLPDLEATIRGVAELAESRVLDVISIATDQNCQECFFRPEEMDPEQDGAGGAPVRTEEDLRRIYEASRRGNYPLLRAYSGTRDILRMAEVLAATIHNAWAAVPLTWYSALDGRSNRPLDQTIREAQEAFAWHAQRGIAVESNESHHWSLRDAPDAVAVAMAFLAAYNAKAAGVRHYVAQYMFNTPPATSPAMDLAKMLAKVELIESLHDERFATLRETRVGLSSHPADLLVAKGHLGASVLLQMALRPHIVHVVAFCEADHAATPAEIVESVKIARGAIKDALGGLPDMAADPRVQERKQELVAEAGVILEAIRELAPQGTKDPWADAGTLARAVHAGIIDAPHLRNNPEARGEVVTRIIGGACRAVDPSTERVMPEADRVRRLLDRVARQGRVAARGSMPGV